The Medicago truncatula cultivar Jemalong A17 chromosome 4, MtrunA17r5.0-ANR, whole genome shotgun sequence genome includes a region encoding these proteins:
- the LOC25492425 gene encoding uncharacterized protein: protein MRYMMSHSYQHSQPQQRRFLSQYNQNQLHQQIFNINIPEKSLSTSTHNFSFFGTKLVSSSSNQHYEDQEEPLSPPCCFNVVSNSKRFMFGSSMDHTQLDHLSSLISPSHIDIRKKKINGLQKKEELEKEVTMLQRLLDQEEKVREILDMVNSRPNGSAISIPNFLPSKMRELLAELVMVENEIAKLESQISTLQTGLKHEQEITNESKSKIQNQGNFMSNSNNRLSTSTITNPSSIQRSSSNVHERMAFETKALHFISKAIKGDYNLNDFSLNEKTGFSKNSVEQKENSFQEDVKFHERITRKNGAVKPPSPMRDPRHPSPKLRERNLDMSLDLPTRSLLDPLLSEENDLKWQPNKLSESIMKCLNFIYVRLLRTSRAMELEKSGPVSRSLHSSLSSRSFRVDLGSTQKPSLMLHKESRQQDPYGIFDSEESIPRDIGPYKNLVMFTSSSMDPKFISSPSSIPLLRKLRILMSNLQTVDLKGLTNQQKLAFWINLYNACIMHGFIQYGVPSTSEKLIALINKATLNIGGNIINAQAIEHFILRKRDASNMKEAQRKGEWEEKESVVRELYGLEFVDPNVTFALCSGTRSSPAVRIYTGDGVTAELEKSKLDYLQASILATSNKRIGFPELLLRNMLDFAVDIDSLVEWVCNQLPTSGTLRKSMVECFRGHGGNVKASTIVEKIPYDYEFQYLLTI from the exons ATGAGATACATGATGTCCCACTCCTACCAGCACTCACAACCACAACAAAGACGGTTTTTATCTCAATACAATCAAAACCAACTTCATCAacaaattttcaatattaataTTCCTGAAAAGTCCCTCTCAACTTCAACACATAACTTCTCTTTCTTTGGCACCAAGCTTGTGTCATCATCTTCTAACCAACATTATGAAGATCAAGAAGAACCTCTTAGTCCTCCATGTTGTTTTAACGTTGTTTCTAATTCTAAGCGTTTCATGTTTGGCTCTTCCATGGATCATACTCAACTAGATCATTTATCATCACTTATCTCTCCTTCTCATATTGATATT aggaaaaagaaaattaacggGTTGCAAAAGAAAGAGGAACTTGAAAAAGAG GTCACTATGCTTCAAAGGTTGTTGGACCAAGAAGAAAAAGTTCGTGAAATATTGGATATGGTGAATAGTAGGCCAAACGGTTCAGCTATATCTATTCCCAATTTTCTTCCTTCTAAG ATGAGAGAATTGTTAGCAGAGCTAGTCATGGTTGAGAATGAGATAGCAAAACTTGAATCCCAAATTAGCACACTTCAAACTGGTCTGAAACATGAACAAGAAATCACCAACGAATCTAAGTCAAAAATACAGAACCAAGGGAATTTTATGAGCAATTCTAACAATCGTTTATCAACTTCAACAATTACAAATCCTAGTTCTATTCAAAGAAGCAGTAGTAATGTTCATGAAAGGATGGCATTTGAAACAAAGGCATTGCATTTCATAAGTAAAGCAATCAAGGGTGATTATAATCTCAATGACTTCAGTCTTAATGAAAAAACAGGATTTTCTAAAAATTCTGTTGAACagaaagaaaatagttttcaGGAAGATGTTAAATTTCATGAAAGAATTACTAGGAAAAATGGAGCAGTGAAGCCTCCCTCGCCCATGCGAGACCCGCGTCATCCATCACCTAAG CTGAGGGAACGTAATCTAGACATGTCCTTGGATCTTCCAACTAGGTCACTACTTGATCCACTTTTATCAGAAGAAAATGACCTAAAGTGGCAACCAAACAAGCTATCTGAAAGCATCATGAAGtgtttgaattttatatatgtaaGACTACTTAGAACATCAAGAGCAATGGAATTGGAGAAATCAGGACCTGTTTCAAGATCATTGCATTCTTCTTTAAGCTCAAGAAGCTTCCGGGTCGATTTGGGATCGACCCAGAAACCAAGTCTTATGTTGCACAAGGAATCAAGGCAGCAAGATCCATATGGTATCTTTGATTCAGAAGAGTCCATTCCTAGGGATATTGGTCCTTACAAGAATTTGGTTATGTTTACTTCAAGTTCAATGGATCCAAAGTTTATATCAAGCCCTTCGTCTATTCCATTACTAAGAAAGTTAAG GATTTTGATGAGCAATCTTCAGACAGTTGATTTGAAAGGCCTTACAAATCAACAGAAATTAGCATTTTGGATCAACTTGTACAACGCTTGTATCATGCAT ggATTCATTCAATATGGTGTGCCATCCACCTCAGAAAAGTTAATTGCATTGATAAACAAG GCAACCCTCAACATAGGAGGCAACATAATAAATGCTCAAGCAATAGagcattttattttaaggaaaagaGATGCTTCTAATATGAAAGAG GCACAAAGGAAGGGGGAGTGGGAAGAGAAAGAATCagttgtacgtgaactctatggGCTTGAATTTGTGGATCCAAATGTCACATTTGCTCTCTGTAGTGGAACTCGTTCTTCTCCAGCT GTGAGGATATACACAGGAGATGGTGTGACAGCTGAACTAGAGAAATCAAAGCTAGACTATCTTCAAGCTTCAATTCTTGCTACTAGCAACAAAAGAATAGGGTTTCCAGAACTTCTCCTAAGAAACATGCTTGATTTTGCTGTGGATATTGATTCACTTGTGGAATGGGTGTGTAACCAGTTACCTACTTCAGGGACTCTAAGGAAATCAATGGTTGAATGTTTTAGGGGTCATGGTGGTAATGTCAAGGCATCAACCATTGTTGAAAAGATACCCTATGACTATGAATTTCAATATTTGTTAACAATATAA